A single window of Bufo bufo chromosome 10, aBufBuf1.1, whole genome shotgun sequence DNA harbors:
- the LOC120980933 gene encoding uncharacterized protein LOC120980933: MEGIHLLRDLLTPGDWMVKLDLKDAYLVPLAAHSRDLLRFLWRGETWRFTCLPFGLSSAPWCFTKLLRPVVSWLRSRGVRLIVYLDDILLMHESSARLLEHLRWTADLLTDLGFLLNMEKSCLIPSQRMEFLGFMAVFPARLHYRALQRLKIAHLRTGASFADVVVLDSEAREELRWWIANLEKWNGRVIVGFQPELTIESDASLQGWGAHCNGVSTGGSWSAAESRLHINALELLAGSFAVKSFSNGIANACNRLGGIHSATLERLAKEFWSFCLSRDIMVQAEYLPGLSNVCADGSDWQLDPEVFSAISDLWGPMTIDLFASRLNRQLTRFFSWRPDPEAVAVDAFLQDWSASRLYVFPPFAMIPRTLLQVRRHRADLVVVGDPSRGTSSSPASHGPPSQPSGPSPPTSPRRFPAAVGVPDLRTPRAVDGISEATRQLLDNAWAPGTRKSYRAAWRNWTSWCLEWDLDPVSAPVAHLLQFLTSLFEAGKAYRTINLFRSAISSTHLGYEGVPAGQHPSVSRLLRGSRLARPPQPRFSTTWDVSLVLSFLSSWPDNSALSLRQLFAKLLALFCLISCKRVSDVRALDFDARSFTPEGVTFNISRRTKTNIRSVSYPSFPSAPVLCPVACLREYESRTRAHRSPDMSQLFLSIAILLDRFLVRHWHAG, from the exons atggaggggattcacctccttcgggacCTGTTGACTcctggggactggatggtgaagctggaTCTAAAGGATGCTTACCTGGTCCCGTTGGCTGCTCATTCCAGGGATCTTCTCCGATTCTTGTGGAGAGGAGAGACCTGGAGGTTCACCTGTCTCCCATTCGGATTGTCTTCggctccttggtgcttcaccaagctgctACGTCCAGTCGTGTCATGGTTGAGGAGTCGGGGCGTGCGCCTCATAGTTTacctagacgacatcctcctgaTGCACGAGTCCAGTGCGAGGCTGCTAGAGCATCTGCGGTGGACGGCGGACCTGCTGACGGACCTCGGTTTCCTCCTCAACATGGAGAAGTCATGCCTCATCCCATCGCAACGGATGGAATTCCTGGGCTTCATG GCCGTGTTTCCGGCCCGGTTGCACTACCGTGCTCTCCAGCGACTGAAGATCGCGCATCTTCGGACCGGTGCCTCCTTTGCGGACGTGGTGGTCCTGGACTCGGAGGCCCGAGAGGAATTGCGCTGGTGGATCGCCAATTTGGAAAAGTGGAATGGCAGGGTGATCGTCGGATTCCAACCGGAATTAACCATCGAGTCGGATGCGAGCCTCCAGGGATGGGGCGCTCATTGCAACGGAGTTTCCACGGGAGGATCTTGGTCGGCGGCGGAGTCTCGCCTCCATATCAACGCCTTGGAGCTTCTGGCCGGCTCCTTTGCAGTCAAGAGCTTCTCCAACGGGATTGCCAATGCGTGCAACCGGTTGGGCGGTATCCACTCGGCAACCTTAGAGCGGTTGGCCAAGGAGTTTTGGTCGTTTTGCCTCTCCAGGGACATCATGGTGCAGGCAGAATACTTGCCGGGACTGAGCAACGTTTGCGCGGACGGCAGCGATTGGCAGTTGGATCCGGAGGTGTTCTCTGCGATTTCGGACCTATGGGGCCCGATGACCATCGATCTCTTTGCTTCTCGGCTCAACAGGCAACTTACCCGATTTTTCAGTTGGCGTCCGGATCCGGAAGCAGTGGCGGTGGACGCGTTCCTCCAGGACTGGTCGGCGTCCCGCCTTTATGTTTTTCCCCCGTTCGCGATGATCCCACGGACTCTCCTTCAGGTTCGTCGCCATCGGGCGGATTTGG TCGTTGTTGGGGATCCTAGTCGAGGTACCTCTTCTTCTCCCGCCTCGCACGGACCTCCTTCGCAACCCTCAGGGCCTTCACCACCCACTTCTCCTCGACGGTTCCCTGCGGCTGTTGGCGTGCCGGATCTCCGGACACCTAGAGCTGTCGATGGCATTTCGGAGGCGACTCGACAGTTACTGGACaatgcatgggctcccggcaccagaaaGTCCTATCGGGCAGCCTGGAGAAATTGGACTAGCTGGTGCTTGGAatgggacttggatcccgtttcggcgccTGTAGCTCACCTTTTGCAGTTTCTCACCTCACTTTTTGAGGCGGGCAAGGCATACCGGACCATCAACCTCTTCAGGTCAGCTATTTCCTCTACCCATCTGGGTTATGAGGGCGTCCCTGCGGGTCAACATCCTTCGGTTTCTCGCCTGTTGAGGGGTTCTCGGTTGGCGCGTCCTCCTCAACCTCGTTTTTCGACTACCTGGGACGTTTCTCTGGTCCTTTCCTTTTTATCCTCTTGGCCGGATAACTCAGCTCTTTCGTTGAGACAATTGTTCGCTAAATTATTGGCTTTATTTTGTCTTATTTCTTGCAAAAGGGTGTCGGATGTTCGGGCCCTCGATTTTGACGCTCGTTCTTTCACCCCTGAGGGTGTCACTTTCAACATTTCACGTCGCACCAAAACTAACATCAGATCTGTCTCCTATCCCAGTTTTCCTTCTGCTCCGGTTTTGTGCCCTGTGGCCTGCTTGAGGGAATACGAGTCCAGGACTAGGGCCCATCGGTCTCCTGATATGTCTCAACTGTTTCTTTCCATCGCCATCCTTTTAGACCGGTTTCTAGTCCGACATTGGCACGCTGGCTGA